In Oryza sativa Japonica Group chromosome 1, ASM3414082v1, the genomic stretch GGCGATTATACCTTTTGATAGCCTTTTTACAGTAATTGTTGGAACGACCATAGATATTGCCCTTGAAGGTCATAGTATTCTTTTCTAGTTGAGTGCTGAAAAAATGACAGCTATAGTCTCTTTTGATGCTGGTTGTTTTTGTTCACATTTGTATGGGCATGTGTTACTGAGAGATGAAAGGAAATCATTTGAAACGCTATGATGCATGAACTAAGACAGAAGTACAGAAGGTCGTCATGAGCATTGTTTTACACGTAATGCCGTATATTCGAACATTTCGCTTTCTGATGAAATCATGAAACCGCTCGTTGGTACGTCGTATATTTTTCTGAGATATAAAATCGTTGACAGGTTGACATGAGTTTGTAGAGTTTCCTAGTTTTTTTAgctaaattttacaaaactacatatagtTTGATCTACCTATGATGTAAGACATTATATTGCAAAactgtatactccctccgtcccataatataagggattttgcgtttttgtttgcactctttgatcactcgtcttattcaaaaaaaatttagaattattatttagttttttttacttgttttattatccaaaatactttaagcacaacttttcgttttttatatttgcacaatttttttctaagacgagtggtcaaacattgcaatcacaaacttaaaatcccttatattatgggacggagggagtatttagcaccattttttcacaaaactatagatttagatTTAATACCAAATATCATGAAACTACTGGTGCAATATTGATTGTTATCACAAAACATACAATATTATTGAttgttatcacaaaactatatattttaaaatttaaacccTTGGCACTAAAGTTAGATTCAAGCTTTAGATAAGTTTGTATATGCAATTTTACAATACTTTGTCTTAAATCTATAATTTCGTAATAACTGTATTGTTaattctatagttttgtgatacactgatttaaatatgtaattttgtaatagtttggttaaaatatatatgactttgtgaaatttatttttttaatacacaaCATACTCCCTTCCCCTTTTTAAAATATTCTTACTATTACATAATATTAATATAAGTATTTCCAAGTTGTTATAGCAGTGAATAAGGTTGAGGAGAAACGACTTTTGTGTCGCATATTAAATAAGAGACGGTGGAATAAGGTTGAGGAGAAAATActtggtggaggtggagggaaattgaagaaaaaaaagaagattgatGTGATAAGTATGTATTCTCTTAGAACTAAGGTAAGCGTCATCAAATGTGAAATGCttgtattttattttgaaacagagggagtagctattTATGGAGTTCAAATTGTCATAAAATATACTCCTATCTACttacttttctcaattaatcgCAACCAAATTTTATGTAAGGCTCCTTTCGAGCAAAGGAATTTTGGAGGGTTGGATTCCTATGAAAAGAATTCATTTGAAATATAGAAATGGCCTCACCAAATTCATCAGGATTGCCTCCAAACATAGAAAATTTTAGAGGATTCTGAAATATTGGAGACTTCCtaacatgaggttctacctctttAAAAAATTCATTTGCATCCATTTTTcttcattcatgtgtttttacTGTGCTCCATCCAAACGATCATTTTCCTTCTGATTCCCGTGTTTTTCCCGCACTCTATCAAAACGATCATTTCTATtgttttcatgtgtttttccatCTATAAATTTAAGGTGACATGGCACTTAAATACTACGATTTTCCTATCCTTATGTTTCTGTTTGCATTTGTGTTTCAAAGGAgtccttactttttttttcttttcttttctttttttgcttgcTTTCTCATGTCAATCAATCAGTCATctggttttaattttatatctCATTAATTCCCATGAAGAACTCCAGAAGTGCACGACGCTACATATCATTCAAAATCAGCAATCACAGGATGTCACTACTTCAGCTTGCGCATAGGCAATTTTGAGTGAAAGCTTGAAGTGACTGCTACGAGCCTACGATCTTTGAATGAAAGCATGGAGTGACTGCAACGAGCCTACGATCAACCCCCTCAGTATGAATCTACGACCTACAGGTCTTGCCTTGTCAAAGATCAAAGCCCAAAATGTATGGACACTAGCTGACTTCTTGATGTTGGGCATAATTGAGAAATTTCAGGTTCTCAATGATGATTAGTCTTATTTTTCTCCTAAAGAAGATAGCTAGGTTATCTTAATGTTAAGCAGCATGACCATGGATTATCTCCAGTATTCACAACGTTCTTGATTTATATATCAACGTAAGTAAACGCAAATTTTGCATAAACTGATCATACTACATATGCACCCTGCCAAGCTCAAGTTTACATCAAGCCACGTCGACAATACTACAGTTAGTCAATGCATAATTTTATGGAAATATCGAAATCGAGACCGAGTTTAAAAGATACTAGGGgcatatatataagaaataaaTATCCAGCCGACGCAGCTCACGCCTTCATTGTCCACATGGTTGCCGCAGTTATTTGCGTGCTTCAGCCTTCCTCTGTTCTTTGGCTGCCAAGAATAAAATTAACATCAGTATACATATTGCAATCTAAGAAAACATGTTACTAACTGAATGTGTAAAATGAGCATCACTTCATCTCAGTGCTAAACACTTAGTTACCTGCAAAATGCACCCATAATGTTATCAAAACTAGTAAACAAAGGCATCAAAATTTCACAAGCAATTGAATATACACTCCATGATGCTATGATCAAACAATATGTTTTCATATATGATATGTCTGCAACCAATTCTGAATGACACAAGAAAACCAAAACCATGAAGCAATATACAAATAGCAAGGGAGATGTACCAGCTTTCTCCTCTTCACGTTTCTTTGCAGCATCAGCTCTTTGTTGTCTTATTAAAGCAAGACGTTCTgcatttgcaaaattataaagGGTCATGGCTGTTGGCAATTCACAGGTAATTCTTCAATATTGAACgcacccaaaaaaaatatacaatgcCAATTCTACAAAGATATATAATAATGTCAAATGGACAGTTCTGACTGAATCTGACATTAAATGGTAGATGTGCGTCTCACATATAAAATAGAATCTTCTTTGTTCTAGAAAGACAATTATCTTGAAGAGTAAAAGGAAAACATTTGCACCATTGTGAGACATCTAAGAGGATTGCATTAGTAAATTTTCAGGTCGAAGTTCAGAAAGAATACAAGAAGATTTTTGGTTAAAAATCATTAAACAAGACGCAAAAACTTCATCCATAAGATCAGTGAAGTCGGCTGAAAAATATGCAAGAATTGTAGGATTTGTCCACATATAACTTGTTTTTTTAGTATAATGCTAGTATCGGTACTGAATCAGTACTATCCAATGTCCAGTAAGATGTCAAATCTAAACCCACTGATGTTTATATCTGATTAAAGATATCAACTGGGTTAAAGGGCCCTGATTTATCCATTGTTACTGATACTAAATTTTGTACATCATGCTAGCATGTTAAGCTATTTTCCTTTGTTACAGTGTCTGTTTCTATAGGTATACTGAACCAGATTTAATGAACGCTCATAGGTCGCATGCGATATAAATACATAAGTAACTACAACCAACAAGGAACACCAAAAGAAGGGAAGAGGTGGACATAATATAGATAAGAATTCTCACCCAAATCTTTCCTAGCTTGTTCTGTTTTTCCTTGCTCCTGAAGCTTCATATAGCGCTCATGAGCTTTCTgtttctcgatctcctctctATAATTCaaacatatttgaagtattgtACCTTAAAATTTTCCTGAACAGCTAAACACAATGCATGGACTGAAATAAGAAAAGGTACCTTTCACGCCTCGAGAGCTCAGTTGTCTTTCCGAGCTGTAAAATGCAAAGTAAGTTGGACAAACGCATGAAAAATATACTAATTGGTACACATGAACAAAAAGATTCAGACGTAACTATCAAATAGTATGAAGATCAAGGGGGAAAACAGAAAATATAGTCCAAAATATTATCAGTAGTCACCAACTTACATCAACTTCCTTGGCTTTTATATTCTTTGCTTTCACTAAGTTCGGGTTTTCAATCTGAATAAGACCTTCAGTTCCTTTATGTTTCTGGAATTGTTGCACAACATGTCAGATAGGTAAGAAAAGGAACTGAACTATGAACATATACTTGCAGAGAGTAAGATTACTTACAGCCTTCCCTTCAGACTCATCTTCAGATTCTTCCTCTTCAGATTCTTCTatgtcgtcttcttcctcctccttttcctcctcAGCTAAATTCTATTTGATACTCAGTTCATTCATTAGAACGAATATGACAAGGTAGTGTTGAAACAAACCAAGGTTTGGTGCAAATAATTGAGTAAACATTTGCAATTGCAATGCTCTTGATTTCATTACTGCGGATTAACAACATTCATCCATGTGGATACTGGAAACGCCcagaatataaataaataaataaatacaagcGATTAGATGTGCTATTCTTTGCACTGGAACAGATGCTTTGACAACAAACAAAACTAACCAATGAAATAGTTGTTCTTCTTATCCATTCAGACAATGATTGTTCACGGTGAAATACGAAATGCCAAAAGCAAAATAGTTTAGTTTAATATTATCCTAAACCGTGTAACTGacaaaaaagttttttttttctggttcaTCTAGGAGCGACACATGGTAGAAATGTGGACGAACCTTCTTAAATGTGCGTGGACGACCTGAAGTACCAGCAGCTGCAGTTATTTGAATGGAAAAGATGATCAGAAGcaagtaaaaatatatatattgcacTTAGCAGGATATCAAAAACGAAATCAAAATCCAGAAGCACAAACTAAAAAGAAATGGTCTTCAATTGTACATCAAGaacttaaaaatattattgCACTCCTGTATACAGTCTCAACAGAGTTCCTTTGTCTGAGACTAGATAAAGACAGAGGTGCAATCGATTTCTCACTGCGTTTAAACTCCACACAAACCCTTATTCCGTGAAGATCTGAAACAGTGAACTGGAATTTATAAAACTAATAAATCAAAACGAAGAAACAGAATCGAGCTGTACTACTGCATCATGGGATAGAGCCAAGCATCTAAAGATGCAGATAAGTGCCTGACTACATGAGCATCAAAATCAGGCAACATAAACACCGAAGCTAAGACCCATGTTAGATCAACGAGTCACTCCCTCCTCCACGACCCAAACCATCAAACACCATCGAATTGTATGCTAACCCGTACAgcatcacaaaaaaaaagcgCTCTATGCATCGCGTTCAAGTCAAATTCACAGCCGCTCGTGTTCTACGAGCACATCCCAGCCTAGCGAAACCCGAACCCCCCCGCCGCAGCATCAGATCGAGCAGCCCGCccatgccggcggcggcggcggctgacggCTGGCACCAGATTTCTCAGTGAAAACGAAACAGGGCCGAATCGAAAATAGGAAAGGGCGCGACGTCGGTACCGATCTCCTCGGGGGTGGAGAAGTTGCGGCGGCCGGTGGGCTTGCCCTTGAACTTCCCCCTGCccatggcggaggcggcggcggcagcggaggaggaggatgaggaggtgag encodes the following:
- the LOC4327009 gene encoding uncharacterized protein; the protein is MGRGKFKGKPTGRRNFSTPEEIAAGTSGRPRTFKKNLAEEEKEEEEDDIEESEEEESEDESEGKAKHKGTEGLIQIENPNLVKAKNIKAKEVDLGKTTELSRREREEIEKQKAHERYMKLQEQGKTEQARKDLERLALIRQQRADAAKKREEEKAAKEQRKAEARK